The Hymenobacter swuensis DY53 genome includes the window GCCCAAAGGCTCGCCATCGGCCAGCTGCTCATCGGTGAGGGGTGGGTGTTTCTGCGCCGACTTTTCGGACTCGGCGGGCTGGGGCTGGCCCAGCTCAGGCAGCAGCATAGGCAGCCGCTCGGCCAATACCGGCATAGCATTCGACCACACATCAGCCAGGTCCTGCAGGTCCACTTTCATTACAATCAGCTTGTAATGCTTCACGGACCAATAGCTGGGGCCGCGCATCGTGCGGAGGTCAATAATCTTCATACGGGAGAGAAGTGGAAGGAATGGTTGCGTGCGCGCTTCTACGCAGAAATGAAATGTAGGGATTATGCCGCAGGAAACCGATTTTCCGTTTTCCGGCTCCCCCACCCCATAGGCGTATCATTCTCAGCCGGAAAGCGTTGCTATCTTTTTTTCAGACCGAACCCAGTAGACGCAAAAAACCCCGGTCGGGGCTAGTCAACCGGGGCAATGGTACGCTGAAAACAGGAACTGTAGAAGAGGTGACGAGCGGATTCGAACCGCTGTAGGAGGTTTTGCAGACCTCTACCTAGCCACTCGGTCACGTCACCAGGGCTTTGAGGATGCAAACATACAGCTTAATCCTACGTCGGCCAAGCCGGAAGTTGGTTTTTCCCAGTCGGGCGTAGTAAGTAGCTGGCATTGTGCGGGAAAAATTACGACAAAAAAAAGACCCCGACTTACGCCGGGGCCTCTCTTATAGGCTAAAAGCGGTTGGCTGATTACTCAGCGCCCTGCTCGTTGCCCAGCATCTTGTCGCGCAGAGCCGACAGAGCGTCCAGGTCGCCTAGGGTCGACTTCTCAGCCGGCTGGGTTTTCTTCAGGTCGCTCAGTTTGCCTTCGCCCTGAGCAGCGGCAGCACCAGCGGCCGGCTTCTTCTTAGCGAATTTTGAAGCGCGGGTATCTTCTTCGGCCTGTTGGTTGTACACGGCCGAGTGCGACAGAACTACGCGACGGTCATCTTTCGAGAACTCAATCACGCGGAAGTCGAGGGTTTCGCCGTTTTCAGCCTGCGAGCCATCCTCTTTCGAGAGCGACTTGGGATACGCGAAGCCTTCGATGCCGTACGGCAATTCGAGCACTGCACCACGGTCGTTCTTGTCGGTGATGGTAGCCTTGTGCACTGAGCCGGGGGTGAACACCGTCTGGAACGTATCCCAGGGATTTTCTTCCAGTTGCTTGTGGCCCAGGGCCAGACGACGGTTAGCCACGTCGAGTTCGAGAACTACCACGTCCAGACGGTCACCCACCTTCACTACTTCCGAAGGATGCTTGATCTTCTTGGTCCACGACAGGTCCGAAACGTGTACGAGGCCGTCCACACCTTCTTCCAGCTCAACAAACAGGCCGAAGTTGGTCAGGTTGCGCACCAGACCGTTGTGGTTGGTACCTACGGCGTACTTCGTGCCGAAGTCGCCACGGGTCCATGGGTCTTCGCTCAGTTGCTTGATGCCGAGGCTCATCTTGCGGTCGTCGCGGTCCAGGGTCAGGATCTGAGCCTCTACCACGTCGCCCTGCTTGATGAAGTCCTGCGGGTTACGCAGGTGCTGGCTCCAGCTCATTTCTGAAACGTGGATCAGGCCTTCTACGCCGGGGATGATTTCCATGAACGCGCCGTAGTCGGCAACATTCACGATGCGGCCTTTCACCTTCGAGCCTACGCCCATATCGGCGGGCAGCGAATCCCATGGGTGAGGAGTCAGCTGCTTCAGACCGAGGCTGATACGCTTCTTGGCTTCGTCGAAGTCCAGAACTACGATGTTCAGTTTCTGGTCGAGCTGCAGTACTTCGCTCGGGTGAGCGATGCGGCCCCACGAGATGTCCGTGATGTGCAGCAGACCGTCTACGCCACCGAGGTCGATGAACACACCGAAGTTGGTCATGTTCTTGATAACGCCCTCCAGGATCTGGCCTTTCTCTAGGTTGTTGAGGATGGCTTCGCGCTGCTTCTCGAGGTCTTTCTCGATCAGGACTTTGTGCGAAACTACCACGTTGTCGAAAGCGGCGTTGATTTTCACCACTTTCACTTCCATGCGGCGACCCACATAGATGTCGAAGTCACGGATGGGCTTCACGTCGATCTGCGAGCCGGGCAGGAAGGCTTCTACGCCGTCCAAGTCCATGATCAGACCGCCTTTGGTGCGACGCTTCACTACGCCTTCCAGAACGGTGTCGTTCTCCAGAGCGTCGTAAATAGCTTTCCACGCTTGCTTGATTTTGGCCTTCTTACGGGACAGGATCAGCTGACCGTTCTGGTCTTCCTGGTCTTCGATGAATACCTCTACCTCGTCACCAACCTTCAGGTCGGGCAGGTCGCGGAATTCGGAAAGCGGCACCAGACCATCGGATTTGAAGCCGATGTTCAGGATTACGTCGCGGTCAGTGATGCCCACAACGGTACCTTTAATTACTTCTTCTTCCTGAACAGTGGTCAGCGTTTCGCTGTACATCTGCTCCATTTCGGCGCGCTGCTCAGCGGAATAGTTTCCACCGAAGCCGCTGGCTCCAACGTTGTCCCAGTCGAAGTTGTCTACTACTTCTGCCATGATATTAGCAATGGCCCTCGTGTACACGTCCGGCGCAGGGCCCGCCTCCGGAACGCGTTTTTGTTTGATACACAGCGCAGTTGCACCGGCCTCGCCACCCTGGCGGGGCCGCAAAGATACGGAGTTTGATGAGAGGAAACGCACTTCTAATCATAGGAATGCTTACTTGGGTAAAATGCTACCGCTTATGAAGACAATGTCAATGCGTCACACTATAATTCTGAGTCTCGTTTCGTTGCTACTTGCTTCCTGTAACCAAGATCAAGTGGACGTAACTCTGTATGGCTCTGTATATGATCAAAGCACGAGGCAGCCTATTTCCAATGCTGTGATAAAAATTGAAAATGCCTCCTATGCAGGAGGCGACTATGATAGCTATAACAACTATGAGTATTATTCACTCAAGAGTGATTCTAGTGGCCAATTCTCTCTAGATGTAGGTAAGAGTGCCTACATAGTTGCGCGGGTTTCTAAGGCAGGATATAAGAAGGAAATTGTAACAGAAGATGTCGTTTCCAGGAAGACAGAATTGATAATCTGCTTGAGGAAATAGACAGCATTGGTGAATAAATGAAGAAGCCCCCTGTAGCAATCTACAGGGGGCTTCTTCATTTATTCACCAATGCTGTTACGCCCGGCCCAACTCGCGCAGATGCGCGACGTGGGAGGCTACGGCGTAGCGCATCTTGGGGTACTCGTTGTACTCGATGTTGAACTCCTCGCACATCTGGCGGATGATTTTGTTCAGGGCCGGATAGTGTACGTGGGAGATGTTGGGGAACAGGTGGTGCTCAACCTGGAAGTTGAGGCCGCCCACCAGCCAACTGATGACTTTGTTATCGGTGGCGAAGTTGGCGGTGGTTTTAATTTGGTGGATGGCCCACTCGTCCTCAATCTTGCGGGTGGTTTCGTGGGGCACCACGAAGCTGGTGTGCTCCACGGTATGCGCCAGCTGGAACACGATGCTCAGGGTGAAACCGGCCACGGCGGCAAACGCCAGAAAGCCGACCAGCCAGCCCAGGAAGCCCACCGTGTAGATGGGCAGGCCCACAAACAAGCCCAGGTGCAGGGCCTTGAAGCCCCAGAACACGCCCTGGTCGGAGGCGGTCATCTTCTTGATGGGCATTTCGCCGATTTTGCCTTTGAAATACTTCTGGTAATCCATGAAGAAAATCCAGGCGATGAACAGCAGGGCGTAGAAAAACCAGAAGTACAGGTGCTGGAAGCGGTGGAGCTTGCGGCGGGGCTGCTCGGGGCTGAGGCGCAGCCAGGGCTGGGCGTCGAGGTCGTCGTCCACGCCTTCCACGTTGGTGTACATGTGGTGGATGAGGTTGTGCTTGGCGTTCCACATGTAGGAGTTACCGCCCATCACGTTGAGGGTAAAGGCCGCAAACTGGTTC containing:
- the rpsA gene encoding 30S ribosomal protein S1, whose amino-acid sequence is MAEVVDNFDWDNVGASGFGGNYSAEQRAEMEQMYSETLTTVQEEEVIKGTVVGITDRDVILNIGFKSDGLVPLSEFRDLPDLKVGDEVEVFIEDQEDQNGQLILSRKKAKIKQAWKAIYDALENDTVLEGVVKRRTKGGLIMDLDGVEAFLPGSQIDVKPIRDFDIYVGRRMEVKVVKINAAFDNVVVSHKVLIEKDLEKQREAILNNLEKGQILEGVIKNMTNFGVFIDLGGVDGLLHITDISWGRIAHPSEVLQLDQKLNIVVLDFDEAKKRISLGLKQLTPHPWDSLPADMGVGSKVKGRIVNVADYGAFMEIIPGVEGLIHVSEMSWSQHLRNPQDFIKQGDVVEAQILTLDRDDRKMSLGIKQLSEDPWTRGDFGTKYAVGTNHNGLVRNLTNFGLFVELEEGVDGLVHVSDLSWTKKIKHPSEVVKVGDRLDVVVLELDVANRRLALGHKQLEENPWDTFQTVFTPGSVHKATITDKNDRGAVLELPYGIEGFAYPKSLSKEDGSQAENGETLDFRVIEFSKDDRRVVLSHSAVYNQQAEEDTRASKFAKKKPAAGAAAAQGEGKLSDLKKTQPAEKSTLGDLDALSALRDKMLGNEQGAE
- a CDS encoding fatty acid desaturase family protein; amino-acid sequence: MLAPKFAASRSFHQELKRRTNAYFAEAGKSTTGGKTLFFKAVLLTAAFVAVYLHLVFWTPSAWVGVAECALLGLIGAAIGFNVMHDGAHGSFSKKKWMNQFAAFTLNVMGGNSYMWNAKHNLIHHMYTNVEGVDDDLDAQPWLRLSPEQPRRKLHRFQHLYFWFFYALLFIAWIFFMDYQKYFKGKIGEMPIKKMTASDQGVFWGFKALHLGLFVGLPIYTVGFLGWLVGFLAFAAVAGFTLSIVFQLAHTVEHTSFVVPHETTRKIEDEWAIHQIKTTANFATDNKVISWLVGGLNFQVEHHLFPNISHVHYPALNKIIRQMCEEFNIEYNEYPKMRYAVASHVAHLRELGRA